In the genome of Pseudomonas sp. HS6, one region contains:
- a CDS encoding DNA polymerase III subunit delta', with protein MAEAYPWQDSLWQQLAGRTQHAHAYLLHGPAGIGKRALAERLMASLLCQRPTPEACGECKSCLLLKAGSHPDNYILEPEEADKAIKVDQVRDLVSFVVQTAQLGGRKIVLIEPVEAMNINAANALLKSLEEPSGNTVLLLVSHQPSRLLPTIKSRCVQQACPLPSEAMSMQWLAQALPECSEEERVELLTLAAGSPLAAVTLQAQGVREQRAQVVEGVKKLLKQQQSPTQLAEEWKNIPMLRLFDWFCDWSSLILRYQLTQDEAGLGLTDMRKVVQYLAQKSAQRKVLDIQDWILAQRQKVLSKANLNAALLLEALLVQWASLPGQR; from the coding sequence GTGGCTGAGGCCTATCCATGGCAGGACAGTCTCTGGCAGCAACTGGCCGGACGCACTCAGCACGCCCACGCGTATCTGCTGCACGGGCCCGCCGGGATCGGCAAGCGCGCGTTGGCCGAGCGTCTTATGGCCAGCCTGCTGTGCCAGCGTCCGACGCCTGAAGCCTGCGGCGAGTGCAAGTCCTGCCTGCTGCTCAAGGCCGGCAGCCACCCGGACAATTACATTCTCGAACCGGAAGAAGCGGACAAGGCGATCAAGGTCGACCAGGTGCGCGATCTGGTCAGCTTCGTGGTGCAAACCGCGCAGTTGGGCGGTCGCAAGATTGTGTTGATCGAGCCGGTGGAGGCGATGAACATCAACGCCGCCAACGCCTTGCTCAAGAGTCTCGAAGAGCCGTCCGGCAATACCGTGCTGTTGCTGGTCAGTCACCAGCCGAGCCGCTTGCTGCCGACCATCAAGAGCCGTTGTGTGCAGCAGGCCTGTCCGCTGCCGAGCGAGGCCATGAGCATGCAATGGTTGGCTCAGGCACTGCCGGAATGCTCCGAAGAAGAGCGTGTCGAGCTGCTGACCCTGGCCGCCGGCTCGCCGTTGGCGGCCGTCACTTTGCAGGCGCAGGGCGTACGTGAGCAGCGGGCGCAGGTTGTCGAAGGCGTGAAGAAGCTGCTCAAGCAGCAACAATCGCCGACGCAACTCGCCGAGGAGTGGAAAAACATTCCGATGCTGCGTCTGTTCGACTGGTTCTGTGACTGGTCGAGCCTGATCCTGCGTTATCAATTGACCCAGGATGAAGCAGGCCTCGGCCTGACCGACATGCGCAAGGTCGTGCAGTACCTGGCGCAGAAAAGCGCCCAGCGCAAAGTCCTCGATATCCAGGACTGGATTCTCGCCCAGCGTCAGAAAGTCCTGAGCAAGGCCAACCTCAATGCGGCATTGCTGCTGGAAGCATTGTTGGTGCAATGGGCGAGTCTGCCTGGCCAAAGATAA
- a CDS encoding YceD family protein: MLNDPIPPHVDPRKLADRGTTLQGELLLADLKRLCDPLSDDVGTVQAKFVFERDERKSVVIHSFIDTEVKMVCQRCLELVTLPIHSECSYAVVKEGANTQSLPKGYDVLELGEDPLDLQSLVEEELLLALPIVPAHHPEECQQPAGADEPEPSEDEVTRSNPFSVLAQLKRDPNV, from the coding sequence ATGTTGAATGACCCGATTCCACCTCACGTTGACCCGCGCAAATTGGCTGACCGTGGCACCACCCTTCAAGGTGAACTGCTGCTGGCCGATTTGAAGAGACTCTGCGACCCGCTTTCCGACGATGTCGGTACGGTGCAGGCTAAATTCGTTTTTGAACGAGATGAACGTAAATCTGTGGTGATCCACAGCTTTATCGACACCGAAGTCAAAATGGTTTGCCAGCGTTGTCTTGAGCTGGTCACCCTGCCGATCCACAGCGAATGCAGTTACGCTGTAGTGAAGGAGGGTGCGAATACCCAGTCGTTACCGAAAGGTTATGACGTGCTGGAACTGGGCGAAGATCCTTTGGATCTGCAGTCACTGGTCGAGGAAGAGCTTCTGCTCGCCTTGCCTATTGTGCCTGCTCATCATCCGGAAGAATGCCAGCAGCCGGCGGGAGCAGATGAGCCCGAACCGAGCGAGGACGAGGTAACGCGGTCCAACCCGTTCAGTGTATTGGCGCAGTTAAAGCGTGACCCAAACGTTTAG
- a CDS encoding nucleoside triphosphate pyrophosphatase codes for MLPLLLASSSTYRRELLSRLRLPFVCSSPDIDESHRPDESAIELVKRLAEQKARALADEYPDHLIIGSDQVAVLGERIIGKPHTFENAREQLMAASGASVTFLTGLALLNSQTGHCQVDCAPFTVHMRTLDQARVERYLHAEQPYDCAGSFKAEGLGVSLFQSTEGPDATSLIGLPLIRLIDMLLAEGVQIP; via the coding sequence ATGCTGCCTTTATTACTCGCTTCAAGCTCGACCTATCGTCGGGAATTGCTCAGCCGCCTGCGCTTACCGTTCGTCTGCAGCTCACCGGATATCGACGAAAGCCACCGCCCGGACGAGTCGGCAATCGAGCTGGTCAAACGCCTCGCCGAACAGAAAGCCCGGGCCTTAGCTGACGAATATCCCGACCATCTGATCATCGGCTCCGACCAGGTTGCCGTACTCGGCGAGCGGATCATCGGCAAGCCGCACACCTTCGAAAACGCCCGCGAACAACTGATGGCCGCCAGCGGCGCCAGCGTGACCTTCCTCACCGGCCTGGCCCTGCTCAACAGCCAGACAGGCCACTGCCAGGTCGACTGCGCCCCCTTCACCGTCCACATGCGCACGTTGGACCAGGCCCGCGTCGAGCGCTACCTGCACGCAGAGCAGCCCTACGACTGCGCCGGCAGCTTCAAGGCCGAAGGACTGGGCGTGAGCCTGTTTCAGTCCACTGAAGGCCCCGACGCCACCAGCCTGATCGGCCTGCCGCTGATTCGCCTGATCGACATGCTGCTGGCGGAAGGCGTACAGATTCCCTGA
- the fabG gene encoding 3-oxoacyl-ACP reductase FabG: MSLQGKVALVTGASRGIGQAIALELGRQGAIVVGTATSASGAERIAATLKENGIQGAGFELNVTSDESVTKVLASIQEQFGAPVAILVNNAGITRDNLMMRMKDDEWYDVIDTNLNSLYRLSKGVLRGMTKARWGRIISIGSVVGAMGNAGQVNYAAAKAGLEGFSRAMAREVGSRSITVNSVTPGFIDTDMTRELPEAQREALQTQIPLGRLGQAQEIASVVAFLASDGAAYVTGATIPVNGGMYM, translated from the coding sequence ATGAGTCTGCAAGGTAAAGTTGCACTGGTCACCGGCGCAAGCCGTGGCATCGGCCAGGCTATCGCACTGGAACTGGGTCGTCAGGGCGCCATCGTTGTTGGCACCGCGACTTCCGCTTCGGGCGCCGAGCGCATTGCTGCGACCCTGAAGGAAAACGGCATTCAGGGCGCAGGTTTCGAACTGAACGTTACCAGTGATGAATCGGTTACCAAGGTGCTCGCGAGCATCCAGGAGCAGTTCGGTGCTCCAGTCGCGATCCTGGTCAACAATGCCGGCATCACCCGCGATAACCTGATGATGCGCATGAAAGACGACGAGTGGTACGACGTGATCGATACCAACCTGAACAGTCTGTATCGCCTGTCCAAGGGCGTCCTGCGTGGCATGACCAAGGCGCGTTGGGGTCGAATTATCAGTATTGGCTCGGTGGTGGGTGCCATGGGCAACGCTGGCCAAGTAAACTATGCAGCCGCCAAGGCCGGTCTGGAAGGTTTCAGCCGTGCCATGGCGCGTGAAGTCGGTTCGCGTTCGATTACGGTCAACTCGGTGACCCCAGGGTTCATCGACACCGATATGACTCGCGAGCTGCCTGAAGCACAGCGTGAAGCCTTGCAGACGCAGATTCCGCTGGGCCGTCTGGGACAAGCTCAAGAGATCGCGTCCGTGGTCGCTTTTCTTGCATCCGACGGTGCGGCATACGTGACCGGGGCTACAATCCCGGTTAACGGCGGGATGTACATGTAA
- the sppA gene encoding signal peptide peptidase SppA — MTDEWKAPAKATADDGDAKSWKLLEKTLLAGVQEQRRSRRWGIFFKLLTFVYLFVALILFTPLMDMEKSATRSSNYTALIDVTGMIADKEPASADNIVGSLRAAFEDKKVKGVILRINSPGGSPVQSGYVYDEIKRLRGLHPDTKLYAVISDLGASGAYYIASAADQIYADKASLVGSIGVTAAGYGFVGTMEKLGVERRTYTSGEHKSFLDPFQPQKPEETAFWQSVLDTTHKQFINSVKQGRGDRLKDKEHPELFSGLVWSGEQALPLGLIDGLGNASSVARDVIGEKELVDFTVQESPFDRFSKKLGASVAEQLAMWMGFHGPSLR; from the coding sequence ATGACCGACGAATGGAAAGCACCGGCCAAGGCAACTGCCGACGACGGTGACGCGAAAAGCTGGAAGCTGCTGGAAAAGACGCTACTGGCCGGTGTGCAGGAGCAGCGTCGTTCCAGGCGTTGGGGGATCTTCTTCAAGCTGCTGACGTTTGTTTATCTGTTTGTTGCGCTGATCCTGTTCACGCCATTGATGGACATGGAAAAAAGCGCCACGCGCAGCTCCAACTACACCGCGCTGATCGACGTCACCGGCATGATTGCCGACAAGGAGCCGGCCAGCGCCGACAACATCGTCGGCAGTCTGCGCGCAGCGTTCGAGGACAAGAAGGTCAAGGGCGTGATCCTGCGCATCAACAGTCCTGGCGGCAGTCCTGTGCAGTCGGGTTATGTGTATGACGAGATCAAGCGCCTGCGCGGCCTGCATCCGGACACCAAGCTGTATGCGGTGATTTCCGATCTCGGTGCCTCGGGTGCCTATTACATCGCCAGTGCTGCGGATCAGATCTACGCCGACAAGGCGAGTCTGGTCGGCTCTATCGGTGTGACGGCGGCCGGTTACGGCTTTGTTGGCACCATGGAGAAGCTGGGTGTCGAACGTCGCACTTACACCTCTGGCGAGCACAAGTCGTTCCTTGATCCGTTCCAGCCGCAGAAACCGGAAGAAACGGCGTTCTGGCAAAGTGTGCTGGATACCACGCACAAGCAGTTCATCAATAGCGTGAAGCAGGGGCGTGGCGATCGCCTGAAGGACAAGGAACATCCTGAGTTGTTTTCCGGTCTGGTCTGGTCTGGCGAGCAGGCGCTGCCGCTGGGGTTGATCGATGGTCTGGGCAATGCCAGTTCGGTGGCGCGCGACGTGATTGGCGAAAAGGAGCTGGTGGACTTCACCGTTCAGGAATCGCCGTTCGACCGCTTCTCGAAAAAACTGGGCGCCAGTGTGGCCGAGCAGTTGGCAATGTGGATGGGTTTCCACGGGCCATCATTGCGTTGA
- the tmk gene encoding dTMP kinase: MTGLFITLEGPEGAGKSTNREYLAERLRADGIEVVLTREPGGTPLAERIREVLLAPVDEVMNPDTELLLVFAARAQHLAEVIRPALARGAVVLCDRFTDSTYAYQGGGRGLSLERIAALETFVQGDLRPDLTLIFDLPVEIGLARASARGRLDRFELEGRAFFEAVRSAFLKRAEADPARYVRIDAGQPLAKVQQSLDTLIPNLLELCRG, from the coding sequence GTGACTGGCTTGTTTATTACCCTGGAAGGACCGGAAGGCGCCGGCAAGAGTACCAATCGCGAATACCTCGCCGAGCGCCTGCGCGCCGACGGTATCGAAGTGGTGCTGACCCGCGAGCCCGGCGGTACGCCGCTGGCCGAGCGCATTCGCGAAGTGTTGCTGGCCCCGGTCGACGAAGTGATGAACCCGGACACCGAGCTGTTGCTGGTGTTCGCCGCCCGTGCCCAGCATCTGGCTGAAGTCATTCGCCCGGCGCTGGCCCGTGGTGCCGTCGTCTTGTGCGACCGGTTCACCGATTCGACTTACGCCTATCAGGGCGGCGGGCGCGGCTTGTCGCTGGAGCGCATCGCTGCGCTGGAGACTTTCGTGCAGGGCGATCTGCGTCCCGACCTGACGCTGATTTTCGATCTGCCGGTGGAAATCGGCCTGGCCCGGGCCAGCGCCCGAGGTCGTCTGGATCGTTTTGAGCTGGAAGGCCGGGCGTTTTTCGAGGCCGTGCGCAGCGCGTTCCTCAAGCGTGCCGAGGCCGATCCTGCCCGCTATGTGCGGATCGACGCCGGTCAGCCGTTGGCCAAGGTTCAACAATCGCTGGATACCCTGATTCCGAACTTGCTGGAGCTGTGCCGTGGCTGA
- the rpmF gene encoding 50S ribosomal protein L32, with amino-acid sequence MAVQQNKKSRSARDMRRSHDALEASTLSVEKTTGEVHLRHHVSPEGVYRGRKVIDKGADE; translated from the coding sequence ATGGCTGTTCAGCAGAACAAAAAATCCCGCTCTGCCCGTGACATGCGCCGTTCGCACGACGCTCTCGAGGCTAGCACCCTGTCTGTAGAAAAAACCACTGGTGAAGTTCACCTGCGTCACCACGTATCGCCAGAAGGCGTATACCGTGGCCGTAAAGTGATCGACAAGGGCGCTGACGAGTAA
- a CDS encoding PilZ domain-containing protein has protein sequence MNEPVSPGPRNGILSLTIKDKSVLYAAYMPFIRNGGLFIPTNKSYKLGDEVFMLLNLMDEAEKIPVAGKVAWITPKGAQGNRAAGVGVQFNDGDNTARSRIETHLAGALKSDRPTHTM, from the coding sequence ATGAATGAACCCGTCAGCCCGGGGCCGCGCAACGGCATCTTGTCCCTGACCATCAAGGACAAGTCCGTCCTTTACGCCGCCTACATGCCGTTCATCAGGAACGGTGGCCTGTTCATCCCGACCAACAAAAGCTACAAGTTGGGCGACGAGGTGTTCATGTTGCTGAACCTGATGGACGAGGCGGAAAAGATTCCAGTGGCCGGCAAAGTCGCCTGGATCACCCCCAAAGGCGCCCAGGGCAACCGCGCTGCCGGCGTCGGCGTGCAATTCAACGATGGCGACAACACCGCGCGCAGTCGAATCGAAACTCATCTGGCCGGAGCCCTGAAATCCGACCGTCCCACTCATACGATGTAA
- the pabC gene encoding aminodeoxychorismate lyase translates to MDCWVDGQPADALSLKDRGLAYGDGLFETIAVRNGQPLLLERHVARLAEGCSRLAIAADIGLIRSELQSYAATMGEGVLKLILTRGDGLRGYAPDPSAPGRRILQGNPPVAYPAVHGEQGVRLFPCTTRLSFQPLLAGLKHLNRLEQVLARAEWQDSEHAEGLMLDQAGRVIEGVFSNLFLVRDGVLVTADLKRCGVAGVMRAEILFQAASSGIPVQITDISLDQLQWADEVFVCNSVYGVWPVRAYAALSWPVGPLTRKLQTIARTLLDA, encoded by the coding sequence ATGGACTGCTGGGTCGACGGTCAACCGGCTGACGCTCTGTCGCTGAAAGATCGCGGCCTGGCTTACGGCGATGGTCTGTTCGAGACCATCGCCGTGCGTAACGGCCAGCCTTTGCTGCTGGAGCGTCACGTGGCGCGACTGGCCGAAGGCTGTTCACGCCTGGCCATCGCGGCCGATATCGGGCTGATCCGTAGCGAGCTGCAATCCTATGCAGCGACCATGGGCGAGGGTGTGCTCAAGCTCATCCTCACCCGTGGCGACGGTTTGCGCGGTTATGCGCCGGATCCTTCGGCGCCGGGCCGACGCATTCTGCAAGGCAATCCTCCTGTCGCTTATCCTGCCGTTCATGGCGAGCAAGGCGTTCGCCTGTTTCCGTGTACGACGCGTTTATCTTTCCAGCCCTTGCTGGCAGGTCTCAAACACCTCAATCGTCTGGAGCAGGTCCTCGCTCGCGCCGAATGGCAAGACAGCGAGCATGCCGAAGGCTTGATGCTCGACCAGGCAGGCCGTGTGATCGAAGGCGTGTTCAGCAACCTGTTTCTGGTACGCGATGGCGTGTTGGTCACGGCGGATCTGAAACGTTGCGGCGTGGCCGGTGTGATGCGCGCCGAAATATTGTTTCAGGCAGCGTCATCGGGTATCCCCGTGCAAATCACCGATATCAGCCTTGATCAGCTGCAATGGGCCGATGAAGTGTTTGTCTGCAACAGCGTGTATGGCGTCTGGCCGGTACGCGCGTACGCTGCACTGAGCTGGCCGGTTGGGCCGCTCACCCGTAAACTGCAAACCATTGCCCGCACGCTACTGGATGCCTGA
- the mltG gene encoding endolytic transglycosylase MltG has product MRRKLLLLLETGLVLAGLLLGASAWKIHSALEQPLNITQEELLDVPKGSTPTRTILGLETDGVIKDAFWLRIYWRFNLAGTPIHTGEYRMQPGMTVKGLIDLWKRGEVVQYSLTLVEGWNFHQVRAALAKDEKIEQTLDGLSDSDVMTKIGHKGVFPEGRFFPDTYRFVRGVSDTELLKKSFDRLDEVLAKEWEGRSADAPYAEPYQALIMASLVEKETGVPQERGQIAGVFVRRMALGMQLQTDPTVIYGLGDRYNGKLTRAHLKEATPYNTYVIPGLPPTPIAMVGREAIHAALNPVEGTSLYFVARGDGSHVFSDDLDAHNSAVREFQLKRRSDYRSSPPPASAPGATPANSETIPAASPDTAPESLPPVPAQEPLPTRETEAAAPQNAQ; this is encoded by the coding sequence GTGAGACGTAAACTTTTGCTGCTGCTGGAAACCGGACTGGTTCTGGCAGGGCTGCTGCTGGGCGCCAGCGCCTGGAAGATTCATTCGGCACTGGAACAGCCTCTGAACATCACGCAGGAAGAACTGCTGGATGTGCCCAAGGGTTCCACGCCGACCCGCACTATTCTCGGACTTGAAACCGATGGCGTGATCAAGGACGCTTTCTGGCTGCGCATCTACTGGCGTTTCAATCTGGCAGGCACCCCGATTCACACGGGCGAGTACCGCATGCAGCCGGGCATGACCGTCAAGGGCCTGATCGATCTGTGGAAGCGTGGCGAAGTAGTTCAGTACAGTCTGACTCTGGTCGAGGGCTGGAACTTCCATCAGGTGCGCGCCGCGCTGGCGAAAGATGAAAAGATCGAGCAGACCCTGGACGGTCTGAGCGACAGCGATGTGATGACCAAAATCGGCCACAAGGGCGTGTTTCCCGAAGGTCGATTCTTCCCCGATACCTACCGTTTCGTGCGTGGAGTGTCCGATACCGAGTTGTTGAAAAAGTCGTTCGACCGCCTTGATGAAGTACTGGCCAAGGAATGGGAAGGTCGATCCGCCGACGCACCGTACGCCGAGCCTTACCAGGCACTGATCATGGCCTCTCTGGTGGAGAAGGAAACCGGTGTTCCCCAGGAGCGTGGTCAGATTGCCGGCGTGTTCGTGCGTCGCATGGCGCTGGGCATGCAGCTGCAGACGGATCCGACGGTGATCTACGGTTTGGGCGATCGCTACAACGGCAAGCTGACCCGTGCTCATCTCAAGGAAGCCACTCCTTACAACACGTACGTGATTCCGGGCCTGCCGCCGACGCCGATTGCGATGGTCGGTCGCGAGGCGATTCACGCCGCGTTGAACCCGGTGGAAGGCACCAGCCTCTATTTTGTAGCCCGGGGAGATGGCAGCCACGTTTTCTCCGATGACCTCGATGCGCACAACAGTGCGGTGCGTGAGTTCCAGCTCAAGCGGCGCTCGGATTACCGTTCGAGCCCGCCGCCGGCGTCGGCACCGGGAGCCACTCCGGCAAATAGCGAAACCATTCCTGCCGCATCACCTGACACTGCGCCTGAATCGTTGCCGCCGGTTCCTGCCCAGGAGCCATTACCGACGCGGGAAACCGAAGCGGCCGCACCGCAAAACGCGCAATGA
- the plsX gene encoding phosphate acyltransferase PlsX codes for MSAQVIAIDAMGGDFGPRSIVQASLACLSATPSLHLTLVGQPSLLEELITGQSAADRARLTIVPASEVITMDEKPAQALRGKPDSSMRVALELLRDGKVQACVSAGNTGALMALSRFVLKTLPGIDRPAMVAAIPTKKGYCQLLDLGANVDCSAEHLLQFAVMGSVAAQTLGITRPRVALLNIGTEDIKGNQQVKLAATLLQAARGINYIGFIEGDGLYRGEADVVVCDGFVGNILLKSSEGLATMIAARIEALFKKNLASRAVGALALPLMKRLQADLAPARHNGASFLGLQGIVVKSHGSAGVQGFQSAIQRALIEIQENLPERLHGRLEDLLS; via the coding sequence TTGTCCGCTCAAGTCATCGCGATTGACGCAATGGGCGGGGACTTCGGTCCCCGCAGCATTGTTCAGGCCAGCCTTGCTTGCCTTTCTGCTACGCCCTCGCTGCACCTGACCCTCGTCGGTCAACCCTCCCTTCTTGAAGAATTGATCACCGGCCAATCGGCTGCCGATCGCGCGCGCCTGACGATTGTTCCGGCGTCCGAAGTCATCACCATGGACGAAAAACCTGCCCAGGCCCTGCGTGGCAAGCCGGATTCGTCGATGCGTGTCGCTCTCGAATTGCTGCGTGATGGCAAGGTTCAGGCCTGCGTCAGTGCCGGCAATACCGGTGCACTGATGGCGCTGTCGCGCTTTGTGCTCAAGACCTTGCCGGGGATTGATCGTCCGGCCATGGTCGCCGCGATTCCTACTAAGAAGGGCTACTGTCAGTTACTCGATCTGGGTGCCAACGTCGATTGCAGCGCCGAGCATCTGTTGCAGTTTGCTGTTATGGGATCTGTGGCGGCACAAACGCTGGGCATTACCCGTCCGCGTGTCGCGTTGCTGAACATTGGCACCGAGGACATCAAGGGCAATCAGCAGGTCAAGCTCGCTGCAACGTTGTTGCAGGCTGCCCGCGGTATCAATTACATCGGTTTCATCGAAGGTGATGGTTTGTATCGCGGCGAGGCGGATGTGGTGGTTTGTGACGGTTTCGTCGGCAACATCCTGCTCAAGTCCAGCGAAGGCCTGGCGACGATGATTGCCGCGCGCATCGAGGCTTTGTTCAAGAAAAACCTCGCCTCCCGCGCTGTCGGCGCACTGGCGCTGCCCTTGATGAAGCGTCTGCAGGCTGATCTGGCGCCGGCGCGACACAACGGCGCAAGTTTTTTAGGCTTGCAGGGGATCGTCGTGAAAAGTCACGGTTCGGCCGGGGTTCAGGGGTTTCAAAGTGCCATTCAGCGTGCGCTGATCGAGATTCAGGAGAATCTTCCCGAGCGCCTGCACGGCCGTCTGGAGGATTTGTTGTCTTAG
- the fabD gene encoding ACP S-malonyltransferase, giving the protein MSASLAFVFPGQGSQSLGMLAELGAQHPLILETFKEASDALGYDLWALTQQGPEELLNQTDKTQPAILTASIALWRLWLAEGGARPAFVAGHSLGEYSALVAAGSLSLADAVKLVERRGQLMQEAVPAGQGGMAAILGLEDADVLAACAEAAQGEVVSAVNFNSPGQVVIAGAKAAVERAIEGCKARGAKRAMPLPVSVPSHCELMRPAAERFAESIAAIDWQAPQIPVVQNVSAQVPTDLETLKRDLLEQLYKPVRWVESVQTLAAKGATNLVECGPGKVLAGLNKRCAEGVSTSNLNTPDAFAAARAAAV; this is encoded by the coding sequence ATGTCTGCTTCCCTCGCATTCGTCTTTCCAGGACAGGGTTCGCAGTCCCTCGGCATGCTGGCCGAGCTGGGCGCGCAACATCCGCTGATCCTCGAAACTTTCAAAGAAGCATCCGATGCTCTGGGCTATGACCTGTGGGCGCTGACCCAGCAGGGCCCGGAAGAGCTGCTCAATCAAACCGATAAAACCCAACCGGCCATTCTGACCGCTTCGATCGCCCTGTGGCGTCTGTGGCTGGCTGAAGGTGGTGCGCGCCCGGCATTCGTTGCCGGTCACAGCCTGGGTGAGTACAGCGCGCTGGTCGCTGCGGGCAGCCTGAGCCTGGCCGATGCGGTGAAGCTCGTTGAGCGCCGTGGCCAGTTGATGCAGGAAGCCGTTCCGGCCGGGCAGGGCGGCATGGCCGCTATCCTTGGTCTGGAAGATGCCGACGTGCTGGCGGCCTGTGCCGAAGCGGCGCAAGGTGAAGTGGTCAGCGCGGTGAACTTCAACTCGCCGGGTCAGGTGGTGATCGCCGGTGCCAAGGCTGCCGTCGAGCGCGCCATCGAAGGCTGCAAGGCCCGTGGCGCCAAGCGTGCCATGCCGCTGCCGGTCAGCGTGCCGTCGCACTGCGAACTGATGCGTCCGGCTGCCGAGCGTTTCGCTGAATCCATCGCTGCCATCGACTGGCAGGCGCCGCAGATCCCCGTGGTACAGAACGTCAGCGCTCAGGTGCCGACGGATCTGGAAACCCTCAAGCGTGATCTGCTGGAGCAACTCTACAAGCCGGTTCGCTGGGTCGAGTCCGTACAGACCCTGGCTGCCAAAGGCGCGACCAATCTGGTCGAGTGCGGCCCTGGCAAAGTGCTGGCCGGTCTGAACAAACGTTGCGCCGAAGGCGTTTCGACTTCCAACCTCAATACCCCAGACGCTTTCGCTGCTGCTCGCGCAGCGGCTGTCTGA
- the acpP gene encoding acyl carrier protein produces the protein MSTIEERVKKIVAEQLGVKEEEVVNTASFVEDLGADSLDTVELVMALEEEFETEIPDEEAEKITTVQAAIDYVTNHQA, from the coding sequence ATGAGCACCATCGAAGAGCGCGTCAAGAAAATCGTTGCCGAGCAACTGGGTGTTAAAGAAGAAGAAGTGGTAAACACCGCTTCCTTCGTAGAAGACCTGGGTGCCGACTCCCTTGACACCGTTGAGCTGGTGATGGCTCTGGAAGAGGAATTCGAGACCGAAATCCCTGACGAAGAAGCTGAGAAGATCACTACTGTACAAGCTGCAATCGATTACGTTACTAACCACCAGGCGTAA
- the fabF gene encoding beta-ketoacyl-ACP synthase II: MSRRRVVVTGMGMLSPLGTDVPSSWQGILAGRSGIGLIEHTDLSAYSTRFGGSVKGFNVEEYLSVKEARKLDLFIQYGLAAGFQAVRNAGLEVTDANRERIGVAMGSGIGGLTNIEETSRTLHETGPRRISPFFVPGSIINMISGFLSIHLGAQGPNYAIATACTTGTHCIGMAARNIMYDEADVMIAGGAEMAACGLGMGGFGASRALSTRNDEPTRASRPWDKGRDGFVLSDGAGALVLEELEHAKARGATIYAELIGFGTSGDAFHMTSPPADGAGAARCITNALRDAKINVDQVQYINAHGTSTPAGDLAEANAIKSVFGDHAYKLAVSSTKSMTGHLLGAAGAVEAIFSVLAINSQVAPPTINLDEPDEGCDLDFVPHTARNMDIDVVLSNSFGFGGTNGTLAFRRFAG; this comes from the coding sequence GTGTCGCGTAGACGCGTCGTAGTCACCGGTATGGGTATGTTGTCGCCACTGGGCACGGATGTGCCGAGCAGTTGGCAGGGCATTCTGGCTGGCCGCAGTGGCATTGGTCTGATCGAACACACCGACCTTTCTGCCTATTCCACCCGCTTTGGCGGCTCGGTAAAGGGCTTCAATGTCGAGGAATACCTGTCGGTCAAGGAAGCGCGCAAGCTCGACCTGTTCATTCAGTACGGTCTGGCGGCCGGCTTTCAAGCCGTACGCAATGCCGGTCTGGAAGTCACTGATGCCAACCGTGAACGCATTGGCGTGGCCATGGGTTCGGGTATCGGCGGTCTGACCAACATCGAAGAAACCAGTCGCACCCTGCACGAGACTGGCCCGCGCCGGATTTCTCCGTTCTTTGTGCCTGGCTCGATCATCAATATGATTTCCGGTTTCCTGTCCATCCACCTGGGTGCACAGGGGCCTAACTACGCCATCGCCACAGCGTGTACTACCGGTACGCACTGCATCGGCATGGCAGCCCGCAACATCATGTACGACGAAGCCGACGTGATGATTGCCGGCGGCGCCGAAATGGCTGCATGCGGCCTGGGCATGGGCGGCTTTGGCGCCTCCCGCGCACTGTCGACCCGCAACGACGAACCGACCCGCGCCAGTCGTCCATGGGACAAGGGCCGCGACGGTTTCGTCCTGTCCGACGGTGCCGGCGCCCTGGTGCTTGAAGAACTCGAACACGCCAAGGCTCGCGGCGCGACCATCTACGCCGAGCTGATCGGCTTCGGCACCAGTGGCGATGCCTTCCACATGACTTCGCCACCCGCCGACGGTGCCGGTGCTGCGCGTTGCATCACCAATGCGCTGCGTGACGCGAAGATCAATGTCGATCAAGTGCAATACATCAACGCACACGGCACTTCGACCCCGGCCGGCGACCTTGCCGAAGCCAATGCGATCAAGTCGGTGTTCGGTGATCACGCCTACAAACTGGCAGTCAGCTCCACCAAGTCCATGACCGGTCACCTGTTGGGTGCGGCGGGCGCGGTTGAGGCGATCTTCAGCGTGCTGGCGATCAACAGCCAGGTGGCGCCACCGACCATCAACCTTGATGAGCCGGATGAAGGCTGCGACCTCGACTTCGTGCCGCACACCGCGCGCAACATGGACATCGATGTCGTGTTGTCCAACTCGTTCGGATTTGGCGGCACCAACGGCACGTTGGCGTTCCGTCGGTTCGCCGGCTGA